In the Telopea speciosissima isolate NSW1024214 ecotype Mountain lineage chromosome 2, Tspe_v1, whole genome shotgun sequence genome, one interval contains:
- the LOC122652705 gene encoding 30S ribosomal protein S20, chloroplastic isoform X1, whose product MAMAAVHCLSSCLALPCKPRNLSLRNSALTRVNQTTFPSLSFSTNLSDNSFCGGRLSTRSVDRPARHSVVCEAAPKKKADSAEKRARQAEKRRIYNKARKSELRTRMKKVFEALDVLKKKSDAQFEEILPVEKLIAEAYSSIDKAVKVGTLHRNTGAHRKSRLARRKKTVEIHHGWYTSAPAETA is encoded by the exons CATGGCCGCTGTTCACTGCCTATCTTCTTGCTTGGCTCTTCCTTGTAAGCCTAGAAACTTATCATTGAGGAATTCGGCTCTTACTCGGGTGAACCAAACCACTTTTCCGTCCCTCAGTTTCTCAACAAATCTATCAGACAATTCCTTCTGTGGAG GGAGATTATCAACGAGGAGTGTCGATAGACCTGCTCGCCACTCTGTTGTTTGCGAAGCGGCTCCAAAGAAAAAAGCCGATTCCGCAGAGAAGAGAGCTCGCCAAGCTGAGAAGAGGCGCATCTATAACAAAGCTCGGAAATCAGAGCTTAGAACCCGGATGAAGAAG GTGTTTGAGGCTCTAGATGTGCTAAAAAAGAAGAGTGATGCACAGTTTGAGGAAATTCTTCCAGTAGAGAAACTGATAGCTGAGGCCTACTCATCCATTGACAAGGCAGTGAAGGTTGGAACTCTGCACAGGAACACGGGAGCCCACAGGAAGTCTCGGCTTGCTAGAAGAAAGAAGACCGTGGAGATACACCATGGCTGGTACACTTCTGCTCCTGCTGAAACTGCCTGA
- the LOC122652705 gene encoding 30S ribosomal protein S20, chloroplastic isoform X2 — protein MAAVHCLSSCLALPCKPRNLSLRNSALTRVNQTTFPSLSFSTNLSDNSFCGGRLSTRSVDRPARHSVVCEAAPKKKADSAEKRARQAEKRRIYNKARKSELRTRMKKVFEALDVLKKKSDAQFEEILPVEKLIAEAYSSIDKAVKVGTLHRNTGAHRKSRLARRKKTVEIHHGWYTSAPAETA, from the exons ATGGCCGCTGTTCACTGCCTATCTTCTTGCTTGGCTCTTCCTTGTAAGCCTAGAAACTTATCATTGAGGAATTCGGCTCTTACTCGGGTGAACCAAACCACTTTTCCGTCCCTCAGTTTCTCAACAAATCTATCAGACAATTCCTTCTGTGGAG GGAGATTATCAACGAGGAGTGTCGATAGACCTGCTCGCCACTCTGTTGTTTGCGAAGCGGCTCCAAAGAAAAAAGCCGATTCCGCAGAGAAGAGAGCTCGCCAAGCTGAGAAGAGGCGCATCTATAACAAAGCTCGGAAATCAGAGCTTAGAACCCGGATGAAGAAG GTGTTTGAGGCTCTAGATGTGCTAAAAAAGAAGAGTGATGCACAGTTTGAGGAAATTCTTCCAGTAGAGAAACTGATAGCTGAGGCCTACTCATCCATTGACAAGGCAGTGAAGGTTGGAACTCTGCACAGGAACACGGGAGCCCACAGGAAGTCTCGGCTTGCTAGAAGAAAGAAGACCGTGGAGATACACCATGGCTGGTACACTTCTGCTCCTGCTGAAACTGCCTGA
- the LOC122652704 gene encoding protein DEHYDRATION-INDUCED 19-like, translating into MDSDLWTSRLAAAKRQYALQHHQNSQLDRLSIDDFEVEEEVRPDFPCPYCYEDYDIASLCSHLEDEHPFESKVSVCPICSVKVSRDMLNHITLQHGHLFKLQRRRRLRRVAIPNSQTLSLLGRDLREAHLQVLLGGGGYRSSNATASNAVTDSFLSSLVLNFPSSEADEISKSAVSSAEDISVKNVTSTPSWKSSFDSSLSYEEREQKIKQATIRAGFVQDLLLSTLFGD; encoded by the exons ATGGATTCTGATCTCTGGACATCTCGCCTTGCCGCGGCCAAACGCCAATACGCGTTGCAGCACCATCAGAATTCCCAATTAG ATCGGTTGAGTATAGATGATTTCGAGGTTGAAGAGGAGGTTCGTCCAGATTTTCCCTGCCCGTATTGCTACGAGGACTACGATATCGCTTCTCTGTGTTCGCATCTCGAAGATGAGCATCCATTCGAGTCCAAGGTCTCG GTTTGCCCCATTTGCTCTGTCAAAGTTTCAAGAGACATGCTTAATCATATTACACTGCAACATGGGCATTTGTTCAAG TTGCAGAGACGTCGCAGATTACGTAGAGTTGCTATTCCCAACAGTCAGACCCTGTCTCTATTAGGTCGAGATCTTCGTGAGGCACATCTACAGGTGCTCTTAGGTGGTGGTGGATATCGGTCAAGCAATGCTACTGCATCTAATGCAGTTACAGACTCGTTCCTTTCATCACTTGTATTGAACTTCCCCTCATCTGAAGCAGATGAAATATCAAAATCTGCAGTTTCTAGTGCTGAGGACATTTCTGTAAAGAATGTAACATCAACACCTTCTTGGAAATCAAG TTTTGATTCCTCATTGAGCTATGAAGAGCGGGAACAGAAGATAAAACAGGCTACCATTAGAGCTGGTTTCGTGCAAGATCTGCTTTTATCTACTCTTTTCGGAGACTGA